From the Oryza glaberrima chromosome 5, OglaRS2, whole genome shotgun sequence genome, one window contains:
- the LOC127773454 gene encoding uncharacterized protein LOC127773454 gives MVDMQFSHFYGVGGLKSGATLTRTRRSPPASSRRSAPAPVGTSSTVRSHCPLRVFLPIGYLQFSGERTRARRIPCGRSGNSARCQEASGVVEEGVVRVGRQGWSWTGRRGVAPALRFDGTSASTTPSLLSCCLAGTGGFSFMDNLRKSDGLMSHGCEFSVSLAICCVSCSYQNT, from the coding sequence ATGgtagatatgcaattttctcaCTTTTACGGGGTGGGTGGGCTAAAAAGTGGAGCCACGCTGACACGCAcgcgccgttcgccgccggcaTCTTCCCGGCGATCTGCTCCGGCTCCGGTGGGCACCTCCTCGACGGTACGCAGCCACTGCCCCCTCCGCGTATTTCTTCCTATTGGTTATCTCCAGTTTTCCGGCGAGCGCACTCGCGCGCGCCGGATACCTTGTGGACGATCTGGAAACTCTGCACGCTGCCAGGAGGCTAGCGGAGTAGTGGAGGAGGGCGTGGTGAGGGTCGGGAGGCAGGGATGGAGTTGGACGGGGAGACGAGGTGTAGCACCGGCGCTGAGGTTTGATGGTACTTCTGCATCTACGACCCCGAGTTTGCTCAGTTGCTGTCTTGCGGGAACAGGCGGTTTCTCATTCATGGATAATCTGAGGAAGTCAGATGGATTGATGTCTCATGGCTGTGAATTTTCAGTGTCTCTGGCGATTTGCTGTGTTTCGTGTTCTTATCAGAATACATGA
- the LOC127773453 gene encoding auxin-responsive protein IAA18 isoform X1 codes for MEEEFKDKGLPPTLLHLIPDGREWKVKEADGEGSRNTNLDADEDKELELKLGLPGVQQEERAADSREKIQQQHRESSSEPSIGCFPTHSKPTTSIGTTGAKRGFFATVGATLEGYNQSHRDTEECGKELTLGNENMAGERKKGCCPSPPCSAAAHSSNPQGRGAIPPVVGWPPIRSFRRNLTNGSSFKQSPERQNDEADDKAKPICKKRPLVKINMDGIPIGRKVDLEIYDSYQKLSSAVEELFRGFLEAQKDLSCAESGEQGAEDKIFSGLLDGTGVYTLVYEDNDGDRMLAGDIPWKVFVSTVKRLRVMRRSELPHDMIGADPVK; via the exons ATGGAAGAAGAATTCAAGGACAAAGGCCTCCCTCCCACGCTGCTACACCTCATCCCTGACGGGAGAGAATGGAAGGTGAAAGAAGCAGATGGAGAAGGATCAAGGAACACAAACTTAGATGCCGATGAGGATAAGGAGCTAGAGCTTAAGCTCGGCCTCCCTGGTGTCCAACAGGAAGAGAGAGCAGCTGATTCAAGAGAGAAGATACAGCAGCAACACCGAGAGAGTTCCTCAGAACCATCCATCGGTTGCTTCCCTACACATTCAAAGCCTACCACCAGCATCGGCACAACTGGGGCAAAGAGAGGATTTTTTGCGACTGTTGGGGCCACACTAGAAG GTTATAATCAGAGCCACCGGGACACAGAAGAATGTGGGAAGGAGCTAACGTTAGGAAATGAAAATATGGCAGGTGAGAGGAAGAAAGGATGCTGTCCCTCACCACCATGCTCAGCTGCAGCGCACAGCAGCAACCCCCAGGGGAG AGGTGCTATTCCTCCAGTAGTCGGTTGGCCTCCAATCCGGTCCTTCAGGAGAAACCTCACAAATGGCAGTTCATTTAAACAGTCCCCTGAACGACAAAATGACGAAGCTGATGACAAGGCAAAGCCAATCTGCAAGAAGAGACCTCTTGTCAAAATCAACATGGATGGGATCCCCATTGGAAGGAAAGTAGACCTTGAAATATACGACAGCTACCAGAAGCTGTCATCTGCTGTTGAAGAGTTGTTCCGTGGTTTTCttgaag CTCAAAAAGATCTATCTTGTGCTGAAAGTGGAGAGCAAGGGGCAGAAGACAAAATATTTTCAGGGTTGTTGGATGGAACTGGTGTATACACTTTAGTATATGAAGACAATGATGGAGACAGAATGTTAGCTGGGGACATACCATGGAA GGTATTTGTTTCGACTGTTAAGAGGTTGAGGGTTATGAGGAGGTCAGAACTTCCCCATGACATG ATTGGAGCTGACCCTGTGAAGTAG
- the LOC127773453 gene encoding auxin-responsive protein IAA18 isoform X2, whose product MEEEFKDKGLPPTLLHLIPDGREWKVKEADGEGSRNTNLDADEDKELELKLGLPGVQQEERAADSREKIQQQHRESSSEPSIGCFPTHSKPTTSIGTTGAKRGFFATVGATLEGERKKGCCPSPPCSAAAHSSNPQGRGAIPPVVGWPPIRSFRRNLTNGSSFKQSPERQNDEADDKAKPICKKRPLVKINMDGIPIGRKVDLEIYDSYQKLSSAVEELFRGFLEAQKDLSCAESGEQGAEDKIFSGLLDGTGVYTLVYEDNDGDRMLAGDIPWKVFVSTVKRLRVMRRSELPHDMIGADPVK is encoded by the exons ATGGAAGAAGAATTCAAGGACAAAGGCCTCCCTCCCACGCTGCTACACCTCATCCCTGACGGGAGAGAATGGAAGGTGAAAGAAGCAGATGGAGAAGGATCAAGGAACACAAACTTAGATGCCGATGAGGATAAGGAGCTAGAGCTTAAGCTCGGCCTCCCTGGTGTCCAACAGGAAGAGAGAGCAGCTGATTCAAGAGAGAAGATACAGCAGCAACACCGAGAGAGTTCCTCAGAACCATCCATCGGTTGCTTCCCTACACATTCAAAGCCTACCACCAGCATCGGCACAACTGGGGCAAAGAGAGGATTTTTTGCGACTGTTGGGGCCACACTAGAAG GTGAGAGGAAGAAAGGATGCTGTCCCTCACCACCATGCTCAGCTGCAGCGCACAGCAGCAACCCCCAGGGGAG AGGTGCTATTCCTCCAGTAGTCGGTTGGCCTCCAATCCGGTCCTTCAGGAGAAACCTCACAAATGGCAGTTCATTTAAACAGTCCCCTGAACGACAAAATGACGAAGCTGATGACAAGGCAAAGCCAATCTGCAAGAAGAGACCTCTTGTCAAAATCAACATGGATGGGATCCCCATTGGAAGGAAAGTAGACCTTGAAATATACGACAGCTACCAGAAGCTGTCATCTGCTGTTGAAGAGTTGTTCCGTGGTTTTCttgaag CTCAAAAAGATCTATCTTGTGCTGAAAGTGGAGAGCAAGGGGCAGAAGACAAAATATTTTCAGGGTTGTTGGATGGAACTGGTGTATACACTTTAGTATATGAAGACAATGATGGAGACAGAATGTTAGCTGGGGACATACCATGGAA GGTATTTGTTTCGACTGTTAAGAGGTTGAGGGTTATGAGGAGGTCAGAACTTCCCCATGACATG ATTGGAGCTGACCCTGTGAAGTAG
- the LOC127774749 gene encoding protein OXIDATIVE STRESS 3 LIKE 4-like has translation MSSSRLGGGDRAGMYEEGEDDELFGESSSVSGGESDDDGEGEDQFSEGGAAAAAALDQMEHRRFAPQPLRRLNSDSIYDMSSMTEQLPAKKGLSRYYEGKSQSFACMSEVRCLEDLRKKEKPYKSKIKSCNSYAALGGIAKTQSSSSCANLSMMGAGGFRAPPIPVNKNGYHQ, from the exons ATGAGCAGCAGCAGGCTCGGCGGGGGAGATCGGGCGGGGATGTacgaggagggggaggacgaCGAGCTGTTCGGGGAGTCGTCGTCGGTGTCCGGCGGCGAGTCGGACGACGATGGGGAAGGGGAGGACCAGTTctcggagggcggcgcggcggcggcggcggcgttggacCAGATGGAGCACCGCCGGTtcgcgccgcagccgctgcGGCGGTTGAACTCGGACAGCATCTACGACATGTCGTCCATGACGGAGCAGCTCCCAGCCAA GAAAGGGTTGTCCAGGTACTACGAGGGGAAGTCCCAGTCGTTCGCGTGCATGTCGGAGGTGAGGTGCCTGGAGGATCTGCGCAAGAAGGAGAAGCCATACAAGTCGAAGATCAAGTCGTGCAACAGCTACGCCGCGCTGGGAGGGATCGCCAAGACGCAGTCGTCGAGTTCTTGCGCGAATCTGAGCATGATGGGGGCGGGCGGATTCAGGGCTCCCCCGATCCCTGTAAACAAGAACGGCTACCATCAGTAG
- the LOC127774748 gene encoding phosphatidylglycerophosphate phosphatase PTPMT2-like, which produces MRIRELRDGAGGLEEAEEDEREEARGGGGGEVVAVVRLRAKRALVGAGARVLFYPTLLYNVLRNRFESEFRWWDRIDQYVLLGAVPFSSDVPHLKQLGVRGVVTLNESYETLVPTSLYQAHGINHLEIPTRDYLFAPSLEDICQAVDFIHRNASQGGSTYVHCKAGRGRSTTIVLCYLIKYRNMTPEAALDHARSVRPRVLLAPSQWQAVKLFSNLNTRCLSIENSNQTHSAKSCEESSEPFSRLASSCHQIQSSNRTHPVRFSEQSSEAIVEAEVDGFTTEFDNEHFVLPLWEGMLAKPSSPSRSIDAVVITEEDLEGYETYADASSDTVSVEVVIRQKPMIRRLSCFLGSLKLTSNCEPSPPRRLAEVRAC; this is translated from the exons ATGAGGATACGGGAGCTGCGGGATGGCGCCGGGGGattggaggaggcggaggaggacgagcgggaggaggcgaggggcgggggcgggggcgaggtggtcgccgtcgtgcggCTGAGGGCGAAGCGcgcgctcgtcggcgccggcgcgagGGTGCTGTTCTACCCGACGCTGCTCTACAACGTCCTCCGCAACCGGTTCGAGTCTGAGTTCCGGTGGTGGGATCGCATCGACCAG TATGTTTTGCTAGGTGCTGTCCCTTTCTCTAGTGATGTACCGCATCTCAAGCAACTTGGAGTAAGGGGCGTTGTCACACTGAATGAATCGTATGAAACTCTGGTTCCAACATCCTTATACCAG GCTCACGGGATCAATCATCTCGAGATTCCCACGAGGGACTATCTATTTGCCCCTTCTCTAGAGGATATCTGTCAAGCTGTCGATTTTATTCACC gAAATGCATCACAAGGTGGTAGCACTTATGTACATTGTAAGGCTGGAAGGGGACGAAGCACCACTATAGTTTTATGCTATTTG ATTAAGTACAGGAACATGACTCCTGAAGCTGCTTTAGATCATGCACGGTCTGTAAGGCCCAGAGTACTTTTAGCACCATCTCAATGGCAG GCTGTTAAATTATTTAGCAATCTCAACACCAGATGCCTTTCAATCGAGAACTCAAACCAAACTCACTCGGCAAAATCTTGTGAAGAATCGAGTGAACCATTTAGTCGCCTCGCTTCCAGCTGCCATCAAATTCAGAGTTCAAACCGCACCCACCCAGTAAGATTCAGTGAACAATCAAGTGAAGCTATTGTGGAGGCTGAAGTTGATGGGTTCACCACCGAATTCGACAACGAGCATTTTGTTTTGCCGTTATGGGAAGGTATGCTAGCCAAGCCTTCAAGCCCCAGCAGGTCCATCGATGCAGTCGTAATAACAGAGGAAGATCTCGAGGGATACGAAACTTATGCCGATGCTAGCAGTGACACTGTATCAGTGGAAGTGGTAATCCGTCAGAAGCCCATGATTAGGAGGCTATCCTGCTTCCTTGGGTCGTTGAAGCTTACCAGCAATTGCGAACCATCTCCTCCAAGACGTCTTGCGGAGGTTCGTGCCTGCTAG